Genomic segment of Catenibacterium mitsuokai:
TAATACCAAATGTAAGTTTAGATAACTTATAATCATATTTTTGTGATTGTAATGGCATTACACCTTTAAAACCTCTTAACATCATAGATTGATAGACATTCATAGCACGATCAATGGAACGAAGCATCATTGAACCAACTAATGTACCCCATGTCTTTATAGAAATACCTTTCTGTCCTGGTGCACGCAAGCTATAGGCAAGCAAAGTTTTATCTGTTTCTTTAAAGAAAAGAATGAGATATCTCTGGATTAACATGATGACGACAATAAGAGGTTGAGGCACTTTTAGTTTAGATAATCCCATACAGAGTTCCTCCATAGATGTTGTGGTCATCAATATGTAAGAGAATAGTAAAGCAAATATTCCTTTTAATGCAAGCACAATAAAACAAGTGGTTCCATATCCCTTAAAGAATAAGAAAGGTGTTCCCATAAAGAGTAGTAAAGCCACTAATGGTTTGAGTTCTCCTAGGCATTTGAATAAATTGATTTCTCCCAATAACGAAAATAAGAGTAATGGTAAAAACATCACCAAAATATATAAATCATGAATAGAATAAGAAGCAGTGATTATCAAATAAAGTAATACAATCAAAATCTTATAAGTGGGATGAATGGCAGAAAGAATGGTTGTACGCTTAGAAAGTGCATCAATTTGATGCACTCTCTTAATTGCTTTCTGTATGTTTTTCATGATAACAATGAATGAGCATATAGAGTCCTATAACAACTAAGACTCCAACGATTCCTGCAAACATCCCACCTAAGATTGATTCATGTCCTGCAATATTATAGTCAGGTAATAATGCAGTGAGTTCCTGAACACGAGAAGACATAGAATAAATAGCCCCTTTGTGTTGTAGTTCTGTAGAACCAGTTAACTGTAAAATAGACCATTCTAATCCATCAGGAAAGGCACTTGCGAATATGGATAAGATACCAGCCACTGCAACTGATAGACCACCAAATAATGCAAGAAGCTTCTTTTTAGATGTTTTTGCTAGTTTAGTTGTATGCCCCTGCCAGATGAGTTCTGGACGTGCTTCATAAATAAACGATAGAACTAAGCCTGTAATAATACCTTCTACCGCACCTATCGCAAGATGAATAGGCTGCATCACACCAATGAATAAGTTCCATGGGAGTGCTGTAATACCTGATAATTCTGTTTCTACAACTACTGAGAAAGCACCTAATTGTAAAGAAATGATAGAACCTAAGATAGAGGCAATCATCAAATTCTTCTTAGATAATTTTTTACTGATTATTGGCTTAAATATCAATATCGAAGAGATAAAACAGCCATAAAATGCCATATTCCATATATTACATCCTAGGGCAAGTAACCCACCATCCGCAAAAAGCAGGCATTGTATTGCCAGTATACCTACCATCGTTAAAAAGCCTGCATAAGGACCAAGTAGTGCTGTTAACATGAGTCCTCCTGTTAAGTGTCCTGAAGAACCTGTTCCAGGGATAGTGAAATTGATCATCTGGGCTGCAAAGACAAAGGCACCCATAACACCCATCATCGGGAGTTTCTGTGGATCATTTTCTTCTTCTAGTTTTTTAATTGAATAAATAGTCATTGCACCTGATGCCAGATACATCGTTGTCGCAACAGCAGGTGAGACCAAGGCGTCAGCCATATGCATATTATTTTTCCTCCAGTTTAATATCTTGACTACCGCTTCTAAATCCTTCTAGATCAAGTGTTACATAGTCATATCCTAATTCCTTAATAAATAAGACAATCTCTTGACGGTAGTCCATACATTTCATAAAAGCATCCTGATCAATTTCTAAACGTACTAAGTCATTATGTATTCTTGCACGTACATTGTAGAAACCATATATATGAAGATAATCTTCAATCTTTTCTACTTTACGCATTTCCTCATAATTAAGTAATGTATGATAAGGAAATCTTGTCGCAAGACATGGTGAAGAAGGCTTATTAGCCGCTTTTAAACCATAAGTAGCAGCCAATTCTCTAATTTCTTTTTTAGTCATATTAGCCTCTAAGAGTGGACTATGTAATCCTAATTCCTTGATTGCTTTGATACCAGGACGATATTGTTTTAAATCATCGGCATTTGTACCTTCAAGAATAGTAGAAATACCTAAACTATGTGCAAGTTCCTTCACTTTAGTAAACATATACTTCTTACATAAATAACAACGATCTACAGGATTATTCTCTATTCCTGCACCTTCTAATTCATCTACATGAATCACTTTGTGAATAGCCCCTAATTCTTCAGCTATTCGCTTGGCTTCATCTGCCTCCATCACAGGATGAAGCGCTGTTTGAATAGTAACAGCATAGACATGCGTATGATATTTCTTTGATGCTTCAACTGCCATTTTTAATAAGAGTGTACTGTCTACGCCACCAGAAAAAGCAATCATAACATCTTCATGTAGATACTGATCAATGATGGCGACTAAATTCATAATAACTCCTTTCCAGCAACTGATAAACATCAATAATAGATAAATTATGTTTTTCACTTAATAACTTCGCACTTTCATATTCAGGATACGCTCTTATATTTCCTTCTATATTGACTACCTTAAATATAGCATCACCAAGAGGAGTAGAAATTGTTTCAAAAGTTCTTTGAAGAACTGTACGTTCCATGTAAGTACGTCTAATACCGATAGTGCTTGTTTCTTTAAAGATGATTGTTTCTAATTTTTTTCTTTTTTCTTCATCACATAATACGTTGAGTAAGTAAGCAGGTCTGTTCTTTTTCATCATTACAGGAATATAATGGACGTCTTTTGCACCGTGAGACATTAATAACTCCATCACATGACCTAATACTTCTCCTGTACTATCATCAATATTTGTTTCTAGCTTACATACCTTATTGGTGCCTGGGTGTTGTTTCAATCAACATTGAACGAAGTAAGCTTGGTCTTTCATAAGCACGCTTACCTGCCCCTATACCTGTCTTTTTAATTGTGAAGGTAGAAGGAAGTGTACGGGATGTCACAATAGACGCAGCAATGGCAGCGCCTGTAGGAGTCACTAATTCACCTTTAATAGTATCAATATGAATAGGTAAATGATGACTCGATACAATATTATTCACTGCAGGAACTGGGATAGGAAGTGTTCCATGAGCACAATGCACAGTACCTGTTCCTTCATAAATAACCGGGATATAGACTTCATCAATCCCTAAATCATCAAAACATACCGCTGCAGAAATAATATCCACAATAGAATCCACAGCACCCACTTCATGAAAATAGACTTCTTCAATAGAAGTGCCATGGGCTTTTGCCTCTGCTTCACCTAAAATAGTGAAGATCTTTTTAGCCAATTCTTTAGCATGATCTGTCATTTGTGCATGATCAATGATATGTAAAATATCATGCAAGTGACGATGTTCATGATGATGGTGATGTTCATGATGTGTATGTTCACCATATAAGTAGTTCATATCGTGATCATGATTATCATGATCCAAAATAACATTAAAATCACAGACATCAAGTCCTGATTTATTGACTCTTGTGATTTCAGTTTTAAAACCAGTAAGAGGTAATGATGAAAGAACTTCTTCTAATACTTCTTTTGAAGCCCCTAGATCAAGTAAGCTTGCGACAAACATATCTCCACTTATTCCAGAATAACATTCTAAATATAATTGATTC
This window contains:
- the larC2 gene encoding nickel pincer cofactor biosynthesis protein LarC2, whose protein sequence is MKQHPGTNKVCKLETNIDDSTGEVLGHVMELLMSHGAKDVHYIPVMMKKNRPAYLLNVLCDEEKRKKLETIIFKETSTIGIRRTYMERTVLQRTFETISTPLGDAIFKVVNIEGNIRAYPEYESAKLLSEKHNLSIIDVYQLLERSYYEFSRHH
- a CDS encoding energy-coupling factor ABC transporter permease, with the protein product MHMADALVSPAVATTMYLASGAMTIYSIKKLEEENDPQKLPMMGVMGAFVFAAQMINFTIPGTGSSGHLTGGLMLTALLGPYAGFLTMVGILAIQCLLFADGGLLALGCNIWNMAFYGCFISSILIFKPIISKKLSKKNLMIASILGSIISLQLGAFSVVVETELSGITALPWNLFIGVMQPIHLAIGAVEGIITGLVLSFIYEARPELIWQGHTTKLAKTSKKKLLALFGGLSVAVAGILSIFASAFPDGLEWSILQLTGSTELQHKGAIYSMSSRVQELTALLPDYNIAGHESILGGMFAGIVGVLVVIGLYMLIHCYHEKHTESN
- the larC gene encoding nickel pincer cofactor biosynthesis protein LarC, whose translation is MNQLYLECYSGISGDMFVASLLDLGASKEVLEEVLSSLPLTGFKTEITRVNKSGLDVCDFNVILDHDNHDHDMNYLYGEHTHHEHHHHHEHRHLHDILHIIDHAQMTDHAKELAKKIFTILGEAEAKAHGTSIEEVYFHEVGAVDSIVDIISAAVCFDDLGIDEVYIPVIYEGTGTVHCAHGTLPIPVPAVNNIVSSHHLPIHIDTIKGELVTPTGAAIAASIVTSRTLPSTFTIKKTGIGAGKRAYERPSLLRSMLIETTPRHQ
- the larE gene encoding ATP-dependent sacrificial sulfur transferase LarE, which translates into the protein MNLVAIIDQYLHEDVMIAFSGGVDSTLLLKMAVEASKKYHTHVYAVTIQTALHPVMEADEAKRIAEELGAIHKVIHVDELEGAGIENNPVDRCYLCKKYMFTKVKELAHSLGISTILEGTNADDLKQYRPGIKAIKELGLHSPLLEANMTKKEIRELAATYGLKAANKPSSPCLATRFPYHTLLNYEEMRKVEKIEDYLHIYGFYNVRARIHNDLVRLEIDQDAFMKCMDYRQEIVLFIKELGYDYVTLDLEGFRSGSQDIKLEEK
- a CDS encoding energy-coupling factor transporter transmembrane component T, with the translated sequence MKNIQKAIKRVHQIDALSKRTTILSAIHPTYKILIVLLYLIITASYSIHDLYILVMFLPLLLFSLLGEINLFKCLGELKPLVALLLFMGTPFLFFKGYGTTCFIVLALKGIFALLFSYILMTTTSMEELCMGLSKLKVPQPLIVVIMLIQRYLILFFKETDKTLLAYSLRAPGQKGISIKTWGTLVGSMMLRSIDRAMNVYQSMMLRGFKGVMPLQSQKYDYKLSKLTFGIMCVLLLFLKGVTL